The Paenibacillus sp. 481 DNA window TAGTCCCGATTTTGTCAAATTGGCTGAAGCATACGGTGTGCGCGGCTTCCGAGCAACGAACAAGGAAGAGGCTCGCAAAGCGTGGGAGGAAGCATTAAACGTTCCCGGCCCAGCTGTCGTCGAGTTCGTTGTTCGCAAAGGCGAAAATGTGTACCCGATGGTTACGCAAGGATGCACGATTGACCAAATGATAATGGAGGATAGCGAATGAGTACGAACAAGCATACGACAAAGCATACAATAGCCGTCATCGTCAACGATCAGCCAGGAGTATTGCAGCGTGTGTCCGGCTTGTTCGGTCGCCGCGGATTCAATATTGAAAGTATAACCGTTGGTCAATCGGAAGAGCGGGGCTTGTCTCGCATGGTCATCGTGACGACGGGCGACGATCATACGATTGAGCAGGTCGAGAAGCAACTTTACAAAATTATTGATGTCATCAAAGTTGTTAATTTAAGTTCACAGCCTATGGTGGCGCGCGAATTGGCGCTAATTAAAGTTAAGGCAGGCCCGAGTGAACGACCTGAAATTTTAGGTGTCGTCGAAACGTTTCGAGCATCTATCGTCGATATTGGACCTAGTACATTAGTTGTCCAAGTCGTCGGCGAGTCGCCGAAAATTGAAGCGATGGTCGAATTGTTGCAGCCTTACGGAATTCGTGAAATTAGTCGTACTGGTGTAACTGCGATGATTCGTGGCAATGTAACAGACAGCAAATAGGAATAAGGAGACAGGTGTAGGATCGAGCTATCTGTCTCGCAGCCTAAACCTGAATGAAGGGTGTTTCAGGGGATGAACGGCGAATGAAGCGGCATGTTGTAACAGATGCTTATGTCGTCCCTTGACACACCCGCATTCATTCGGGTTGCAGGCTACAACCAAATTCAAGATAAATTAGAGGAGGACTCATACTTATGGCAGTTACGATGTATTATGAAAAAGATGCAGATTTTAAAGTGTTGGAAGGTAAAACAATCGCGGTAATCGGTTACGGAAGTCAAGGTCACGCTCAAGCACAGAACTTGCGTGACAGTGGTTTGCAAGTCGTTATCGGTCTTCGTGAAGGCAAATCCGCAGATAAAGCGCGCAATGACGGTTTCGAAGTATTGTCTGTTGCTGATGCAACTAGCCGCGCAGACGTAGTCCAAATCTTGATGCCAGATGAAACGCAAGCTTCCGTTTACAAGAACGAAATTGCACCGAACCTGAAAAAAGGTGCAGCGCTTTTGTTCTCACACGGTTTCAACATTCATTTTGGCCAAATCGTAGCGCCTAAAGATAACGACGTCTTGCTAGTTGCTCCAAAGTCTCCAGGTCACCTCGTGCGCCGCACATATGTAGAGGGCTTTGGCGTTCCTGGACTCATCGCGCTTGAGCAAGATTCCACAGGCAACGCAAAAGCAATTGGCTTGGCTTATGCAAAAGGAATTGGCTGTACGCGTGCAGGTGTCATTGAAACATCCTTTAAAGAAGAGACAGAAACAGACTTGTTCGGTGAGCAAGCGGTATTGTGTGGCGGCGTAAGCGCACTTGTTAAAGCGGGCTTTGAAACACTTGTGGAAGCTGGATATGCACCAGAAATGGCGTACTTCGAGTGCTTGCACGAGCTCAAGCTTATCGTTGACCTCATGTACGAAGGTGGTTTGGCAACGATGCGCGATTCGATCAGTAACACGGCTGAATACGGTGATTACGTAACTGGCCCACGCATCGTAACAGAAGAAACGAAAAAAGCGATGAAAGCTGTACTGACAGACATTCAGGAAGGCAAATTCGCACGCGACTTCATCTTGGAGAACCAAGCGAATGGCGCATTCTTGACGGCAACACGCCGCAATGAATCGAATCATCAGATCGAAGTTGTTGGTGCTCAATTGCGTGAAATGATGCACTGGATCAAAAAGTAACAATCACATAATCAATCTAGACGTTTACATACAGCGTCCGCCCGTCAGTTTGGTGGGAGAGGACGCTGTTCTTATATCTTTTTGCAACAAATACCGCAAATACTGCCTATAAAAAATTACTGCCTACCACATGGAGGTGCAATCATGCGTAAAATTTATGTTTTTGACACAACACTGCGTGATGGAGAACAATCACCCGGAGTTAACCTGAATACGAATGAAAAGCTTGAAATTGCCTATCAATTGGAGCGTCTCGGCGTAGATCGGATCGAAGCGGGCTTTCCAGCTGCTTCCCCGGGTGATCTAGCGGCAGTGAACGCAGTAGCAAGCGCAGTGAAAAATGCATCTGTCGTCGCGCTGTCTCGCGCACGCATTTCGGATATTGACGCGGCGCGCGAAGCATTAAAAGGCGCACAAGATCCATGCTTGCATCTGTTTCTCGCGTCATCTCCCATTCACCGTCAGCATAAGCTGCGCATGAGTAAGGAGCAAATGTTGGAGGCGGCCGAAGCAGCAATTAAGTATGCCAAACAATATTTTAGCAAAATTGAATTTTCCCCTGAAGATGCGGGCCGCACGGAGATCGACTTTTTGTGTCAAGTGACTGAAATGGCGATTAAAGCAGGAGCTAGCGTCGTTAATATTCCAGATACCGTTGGATACTTGAGCCCGTATGAGTACGGTAACATTTTCAAAACGTTGAAGGAGCAAGTGCCTGGGATTGAAAAAATTCAATTAAGTGCGCACTGCCACGACGATTTAGGAATGGCGACAGCGAATGCATTGGCGGCGATCTTAAATGGTGCCGACCAAATCGAAGGCACGATTAATGGAATTGGCGAGCGCGCGGGCAACACGGCGATCGAAGAAGTAGCGTTGGCACTGGAAACACGCCAACAATTTTACCAAGCGAAGACTACGCTCGTCTTGCCAGAGATTGCACGTACGAGCCGCCTTGTCAGCAAGCTGACAGGTATGGTCGTACCAGGTAACAAAGCGATTGTCGGCGCTAACGCGTTTGCGCATGAATCGGGTATCCATCAGGACGGTATGCTGAAAGAAAAGACGACCTACGAAATTATGTCTCCTGAAACGATCGGCTTAAAAGATAGCAAGCTCGTCCTCGGTAAACATTCGGGTCGACACGCGTTCCGTGAGAAGCTGATAGATATGGGCTATGAGCTGGAAGAAGAGCAATTGAACATTACGTTTGCGAAGTTTAAGGATTTAGCTGACAAGAAAAAAGAGGTGTCTGATGAGGACATTCGTGTATTGCTCGAACAGAAGCTCATCGATATACCGGAAGAGTATAAACTGGAAACCATTTTTGTCGAGTACGGTAACCAGTCTACGCCAAGTGCGCGGGTGCGCATCTTACGGGCAGATGGACATATGTTGGAGCAGGTAGCCGAAGGCAATGGTTCTGTTGATGCCATCTATCATGCGATCGAACAAGCGACCGGTGAAGAAGCTCAGCTAACCGATTACTTGATTAAATCGGTTACGCATGGCAAGGACGCACTCGGCGAAGTGCACGTCGTGTTGACGCAGAACGAGGTAGCTGTTCAAGGTCGCGGTGTCAGCACCGATATTTTAGAGGCGAGTGCTCATGCCTATGTGGACGCGCTGAACCGCATCATTGAGAAGCGGAAGTCAGGAACAGCAAGCCGCCGCGATAAGATGAGCCTCATTTAGAGCAACATAGATACATGTAGTAGGCAGTAGCA harbors:
- a CDS encoding 2-isopropylmalate synthase, whose protein sequence is MRKIYVFDTTLRDGEQSPGVNLNTNEKLEIAYQLERLGVDRIEAGFPAASPGDLAAVNAVASAVKNASVVALSRARISDIDAAREALKGAQDPCLHLFLASSPIHRQHKLRMSKEQMLEAAEAAIKYAKQYFSKIEFSPEDAGRTEIDFLCQVTEMAIKAGASVVNIPDTVGYLSPYEYGNIFKTLKEQVPGIEKIQLSAHCHDDLGMATANALAAILNGADQIEGTINGIGERAGNTAIEEVALALETRQQFYQAKTTLVLPEIARTSRLVSKLTGMVVPGNKAIVGANAFAHESGIHQDGMLKEKTTYEIMSPETIGLKDSKLVLGKHSGRHAFREKLIDMGYELEEEQLNITFAKFKDLADKKKEVSDEDIRVLLEQKLIDIPEEYKLETIFVEYGNQSTPSARVRILRADGHMLEQVAEGNGSVDAIYHAIEQATGEEAQLTDYLIKSVTHGKDALGEVHVVLTQNEVAVQGRGVSTDILEASAHAYVDALNRIIEKRKSGTASRRDKMSLI
- the ilvC gene encoding ketol-acid reductoisomerase — its product is MAVTMYYEKDADFKVLEGKTIAVIGYGSQGHAQAQNLRDSGLQVVIGLREGKSADKARNDGFEVLSVADATSRADVVQILMPDETQASVYKNEIAPNLKKGAALLFSHGFNIHFGQIVAPKDNDVLLVAPKSPGHLVRRTYVEGFGVPGLIALEQDSTGNAKAIGLAYAKGIGCTRAGVIETSFKEETETDLFGEQAVLCGGVSALVKAGFETLVEAGYAPEMAYFECLHELKLIVDLMYEGGLATMRDSISNTAEYGDYVTGPRIVTEETKKAMKAVLTDIQEGKFARDFILENQANGAFLTATRRNESNHQIEVVGAQLREMMHWIKK
- the ilvN gene encoding acetolactate synthase small subunit produces the protein MSTNKHTTKHTIAVIVNDQPGVLQRVSGLFGRRGFNIESITVGQSEERGLSRMVIVTTGDDHTIEQVEKQLYKIIDVIKVVNLSSQPMVARELALIKVKAGPSERPEILGVVETFRASIVDIGPSTLVVQVVGESPKIEAMVELLQPYGIREISRTGVTAMIRGNVTDSK